From the genome of Pseudomonas sp. TMP9, one region includes:
- a CDS encoding YciK family oxidoreductase: protein MFDYSASPDLLTGRVILVTGAGRGIGAAAAKTFAAHGATVLLLGKTEANLSQVYDAIEAAGHPQAAVIPFNLETALPHQFDELAAMIEAEFGKLDGLLHNASIIGPRTPLEQLSGDNFMRVMHINVNAMFMLTSTLLPLLKLSADASVAFTSSSVGRKGRAYWGAYAVSKFATEGLMQVLADEVDGISTVRANSINPGATRTDMRAQAYPGENPANNPLPEAIMPVYLYLMGPDSTGINGQAFDAQ, encoded by the coding sequence ATGTTTGATTATTCCGCTAGCCCCGACCTGCTCACGGGCCGGGTGATTTTGGTTACCGGTGCCGGCCGTGGCATTGGCGCAGCCGCCGCTAAAACCTTTGCCGCTCACGGTGCCACGGTGCTGCTGCTAGGCAAGACTGAAGCAAACCTCAGCCAAGTGTATGACGCCATCGAAGCCGCTGGCCACCCGCAAGCCGCCGTGATTCCGTTTAACTTAGAAACCGCATTGCCGCATCAGTTTGATGAACTGGCGGCCATGATTGAAGCCGAATTCGGCAAGCTCGACGGCCTGTTGCACAACGCCTCGATCATCGGCCCGCGCACGCCGCTGGAGCAGTTGTCCGGCGACAACTTCATGCGCGTTATGCACATCAACGTTAACGCCATGTTTATGCTCACCAGCACCCTGCTGCCGCTGCTAAAACTTTCGGCTGACGCTTCAGTAGCCTTTACCTCCAGCAGCGTTGGCCGCAAGGGTCGAGCTTACTGGGGCGCTTATGCGGTATCGAAGTTCGCCACTGAAGGGTTAATGCAGGTTCTAGCCGATGAGGTGGACGGTATTTCCACGGTACGCGCCAACAGCATCAACCCAGGCGCCACTCGCACCGACATGCGCGCCCAGGCTTACCCCGGCGAGAACCCGGCCAATAACCCACTGCCCGAAGCGATCATGCCGGTTTACCTGTACCTGATGGGTCCGGACAGCACGGGCATTAATGGTCAGGCATTTGACGCGCAATAA
- the mupP gene encoding N-acetylmuramic acid 6-phosphate phosphatase MupP, whose translation MRLRAVLFDMDGTLLDSAPDFIAICQAMRAERGLPVIADKLIRDQVSGGARSMVAANFAMDTDAEGFEGLRLEFLERYQSHCAVLTRPFDGMHELLDEIEQAKLLWGVATNKPVRFAEPIMQQLGLAQRSSVLVCPDHVSRSKPDPEMILLACAKMGVEPAATLFVGDDERDIEAGRAAGCKTAAVTYGYIHPQDNPRNWGADAVVDHPLELRRVLEQALCSC comes from the coding sequence ATGCGTTTACGCGCTGTATTGTTTGACATGGACGGCACCTTGCTCGACAGCGCGCCGGACTTTATCGCCATCTGCCAGGCCATGCGTGCCGAGCGCGGCCTACCGGTAATTGCCGACAAACTGATCCGCGATCAAGTCTCCGGCGGGGCGCGCTCGATGGTGGCAGCCAACTTCGCTATGGACACCGACGCAGAAGGCTTCGAGGGCCTGCGACTGGAGTTCCTGGAGCGCTATCAGAGCCATTGCGCGGTGTTGACGCGTCCGTTCGACGGCATGCACGAGCTGCTTGATGAAATCGAACAAGCCAAGCTGCTCTGGGGCGTGGCCACCAATAAACCCGTGCGCTTCGCCGAACCGATCATGCAGCAACTGGGCTTGGCCCAGCGCTCGTCGGTGCTGGTCTGTCCAGACCACGTCAGCCGCAGCAAACCAGACCCGGAGATGATTCTGCTGGCCTGCGCAAAAATGGGCGTAGAACCGGCCGCCACGCTGTTTGTCGGCGACGACGAGCGCGACATCGAGGCCGGTCGCGCCGCCGGCTGCAAAACCGCAGCCGTCACTTACGGCTACATCCACCCGCAAGACAACCCGCGTAACTGGGGTGCTGATGCCGTGGTGGACCACCCCCTTGAACTGCGCAGGGTGCTCGAACAAGCACTGTGCAGCTGCTAA
- a CDS encoding GGDEF domain-containing protein: MTPHNQSNTIDFDAAKLQRLGYAGRLQKTLKPVSLAQLRQQLSLRLQTSLEAERILELFFSEVQRLIPLGALSYELASCDLRLDLGERANHSAGYRLNHEGEYLGELTFRRSRRFSEDELGQLESLLASLLFPLRNALLYRAALQSALRDPLTETGNRIAMEQTLKREVDIARRTLQPLSVLMVDIDHFKRINDNHGHMIGDQALKAVAAALKDSLRNVDMVYRYGGEEFMVLLSGTSREAASMVGERLRMAVLGIQYLVENRAIEMSVSLGCATLLPGESMDSLLRRADNALYVSKRDGRNRLSMAG; this comes from the coding sequence ATGACCCCGCACAATCAATCCAACACCATCGACTTCGACGCCGCCAAATTGCAGCGTTTGGGCTATGCCGGTCGCCTTCAGAAAACCCTGAAGCCCGTCAGCCTCGCGCAACTGCGTCAGCAGCTGAGCCTGCGCCTGCAAACTTCGCTGGAAGCCGAGCGCATTCTTGAGCTGTTCTTCAGCGAAGTGCAGCGTCTGATACCGCTGGGGGCATTGAGCTACGAACTGGCGTCCTGCGACCTGCGCCTGGATTTGGGCGAACGCGCCAACCATTCGGCCGGTTATCGCTTGAACCATGAAGGTGAATACCTCGGCGAGCTGACCTTTCGGCGCAGCCGCCGCTTTAGTGAGGATGAGCTTGGTCAACTTGAATCGCTGCTGGCCAGCCTGCTCTTCCCCCTACGCAATGCTCTGCTCTACCGCGCCGCCTTACAAAGTGCGCTGCGCGACCCGCTGACTGAAACCGGCAACCGCATTGCCATGGAGCAAACCCTTAAGCGCGAAGTGGACATTGCGCGGCGCACCCTGCAGCCACTTTCTGTGCTGATGGTCGACATCGACCACTTCAAACGCATCAACGACAACCATGGCCATATGATTGGCGATCAGGCCCTAAAAGCCGTTGCCGCCGCGCTGAAAGACAGCCTGCGCAATGTCGACATGGTCTACCGCTACGGTGGTGAAGAATTTATGGTGCTGCTCTCCGGCACCAGCCGTGAAGCCGCCTCAATGGTCGGCGAACGCCTGCGTATGGCGGTGCTGGGCATTCAATACCTGGTCGAGAACCGCGCCATTGAAATGTCCGTTAGTCTCGGCTGCGCCACCCTGCTGCCGGGTGAGTCCATGGACAGCCTGCTGCGCCGCGCCGACAACGCCCTGTATGTGTCCAAGCGTGATGGCCGTAATCGCCTGTCCATGGCGGGCTAA
- the rluB gene encoding 23S rRNA pseudouridine(2605) synthase RluB, with amino-acid sequence MSEIEEYSPAGEKLQKVMARMGLASRREIEAWISAGRVKVNGAIASLGVRVDLHDAIAVDGKVIRREEAAESVRRVIIYNKPEGEICTRDDPEGRPTVFDRLPRPKEGRWINIGRLDINTTGLLMFTTDGELANRLMHPSFQMDREYAVRVRGEVDDEMIERLKAGVMLEDGPAKFTDIRVAPGGVGFNHWYHCVVMEGRNREVRRLWESQGLVVSRLKRVRFGPVFITSDLTMGRWREMGQREVDILSEEVGLKPMALPEMKEKARDKIDRLQRKSAKPVGRAARPERTLRPAHGAGATGGDQGRSRPVRGEGAERTERGERPVRSPRAPRADQSKGTPVAERPSDVNKKRPAKPGAKRPGVELSDRPSRKPAGAPVKRRSAPTREGQRPGFGRGPKPE; translated from the coding sequence ATGAGTGAAATTGAAGAATACAGCCCCGCAGGCGAAAAACTGCAGAAAGTCATGGCGCGCATGGGCCTGGCTTCACGCCGTGAAATCGAAGCATGGATTAGTGCCGGTCGCGTTAAGGTCAATGGTGCCATCGCCAGTCTTGGCGTGCGCGTTGACCTGCACGACGCGATTGCCGTCGATGGCAAGGTGATCCGCCGCGAAGAAGCCGCCGAAAGCGTGCGCCGCGTGATCATCTACAACAAGCCCGAAGGCGAAATCTGCACCCGTGACGACCCAGAAGGCCGTCCGACTGTGTTTGACCGTCTGCCACGGCCAAAAGAAGGTCGCTGGATCAACATCGGTCGTCTCGACATCAACACCACCGGCTTGCTGATGTTCACCACCGACGGTGAGTTGGCCAACCGCTTGATGCACCCCTCCTTCCAGATGGACCGCGAGTACGCCGTGCGCGTGCGTGGCGAAGTCGACGACGAGATGATTGAGCGCCTGAAAGCCGGCGTGATGCTTGAAGATGGCCCGGCCAAGTTCACTGATATCAGAGTCGCGCCAGGTGGCGTGGGCTTTAACCATTGGTACCACTGCGTGGTGATGGAAGGCCGCAACCGCGAAGTGCGTCGTCTTTGGGAGTCTCAGGGTTTGGTAGTCAGCCGCCTGAAGCGCGTGCGTTTCGGCCCGGTGTTCATTACCTCGGACCTGACCATGGGCCGCTGGCGTGAGATGGGCCAGCGCGAAGTGGATATCCTCAGCGAAGAAGTTGGCCTCAAGCCAATGGCCTTGCCAGAGATGAAAGAAAAAGCCCGCGACAAGATTGACCGTCTACAGCGCAAATCGGCTAAGCCAGTGGGCCGCGCCGCACGTCCTGAGCGGACCTTGCGACCTGCCCATGGCGCTGGCGCCACCGGCGGCGATCAAGGTCGTTCGCGCCCTGTTCGTGGTGAAGGTGCTGAACGCACTGAACGTGGCGAGCGTCCTGTGCGCAGCCCACGCGCGCCGCGTGCCGATCAAAGCAAGGGTACGCCGGTCGCTGAGCGGCCAAGTGATGTGAATAAAAAGCGTCCGGCCAAGCCGGGTGCAAAGCGCCCAGGCGTTGAGTTGTCTGATCGTCCGTCGCGCAAGCCGGCGGGTGCGCCGGTTAAACGCCGCAGCGCGCCAACTCGCGAAGGTCAACGCCCAGGCTTTGGCCGCGGGCCAAAGCCTGAGTAA